The genomic interval GCCTGTTCACCGCTGACAGTAAGAGTAGCATCCGAGAGCCAGATTATCAGCTAACATATGTACCTGACAAAGCACAAAACACCGAAAGAAAAACAACTGATTACAAGATGTCTCGGTCCGTCGACCACCTTGAAAGACCACCCACCTTTCCCCAGCCAGGTCAATTGCTTTGTTGCAGTTCAGCAGATGAGGTGAATGACAATGTTTATAGAAAAGTGCTCCCTACATTAGTCATTCCTGCCCACTATATGAAATTGCCTATGGAATATCCGTCCATGGGACAGCCTTTGACTGTCCCAGCGGAACAGCAGACAGAGTTGGAGAGGCTACAGGccgatctttctctctctcatcaaCAATTACATCCACACTCTCAGCAGCAGCAACTAGCACCACAAGTTTTATCACAGCAGCAACTTCAGGAAGCGGAGGGGGAGGACTGGAGTCCACAGTCAAGTGCCATGTCCGAATCTGTGTCTATTCCCACAACACTAAGTGAAGCTGCCATGGCTCAAATGAACGGTGAAGTGCAACTCTTTACTGAGAAAGCACTGTTGGAACTTGCTGGAGGAAAACCTCTCCCTCACCCGAGAGCTTGGTTTGTGTCCCTCGATGGACGTGCAAATGCCCAGGTTAGACATTCTTATATTGACTTGCAGAAagctgggaaaaacgggagcaatgACGCCAGTTTGGATTCTGGCGTGGACATGAATGAATCGAAGCCCGCGCGAAAGGGTAAAGAAGCACGGGAACGCAATCTTTCTGGCAGTATGACGTACACAAGGCTGGTGTACATGGATGACATAGAGCAGAGTGGCAGTGAAAGCGGTACAGCAGTTTGCAGTCCAGAGGACACTTCAATGAAGCCACTGGAAGGGTCAGCTGAAGAAGGGCAGAGCGGCACCACAGAATGTCTACAGGACGAAAACATTCAGATGATCGAAGAAATTGAAGACTGTCTTCCGACGAGTCCAAATCACACTGAGAATGCTGATACTGATGATCAGATGATGAATATTGAAAACGATCATATTAATGACAATGATCAAATCAACGAGAATGATGACAACGATAGTACAGACCAGGAGGAGGATAAAAAAAGTCCTTGGCAGAAACGGGAGGAAAGACCTTTACTTGCATTTAATTTGAAATGATTGCTTATAGGTTTAACTCTTGCTGGAgttttaaagaaaaataaagttGCCAAATATTCTTTTATGAAAATGCTTGTTCAGTTTTGAGAACTTCAGATCTTTAAAAAAAAGCTAAACACGTGAATATATTTGAAAGGTACTGCGAATGACGTCCTGATCTTCCTGATGGTGTGGAGTTAAACATTCAGATATGTTTCCAAAGCAAATGTTGCTTGAATGAAGACCtaaaagactgccagatgattGTAGCAAGACAAGTGAATTTAGATTTATTTTTACCATAAATGACCTATTGTGCAAAAATATTCAATTCCATCCCTGATATTTTCCCCAAATATCTCTGTTAACGGTGGCAGTTGATGGATTTCTACTTATTTGCCTGAATTATACTGTAAAGATGTACTAAAAGACATACATACAAGCTGTGTCCATAAGTATGGAATATTTGAAAGTAAGGCTATGCATTGCTACTTTTAAAATTTATGTTGCTTAAATTACTTGTGTCTAATATTTGATGTAAACTATTTCTTTAAGATCTTTTATTCTGTTAGGATTATGTTCATTGTTGTTAGAACACTTAGCTACCAGTACGCTGTGAATGACAACACTCAGTGACAACATAAGCCTTTGACTAAAACCAAACTGTCCTCTTCAAAAAAATCTGATCCGGTATTTTCCAAGTGCCTTCATGATTTCCAGTAAGCAAACCCTACTTCAATAGTTCACGTCTCTGGACTATTGAAATTCTGCTTTTCATAATTGTCAGTTTTTTGACAGTTCTTCAATGATTTGCATGCAATTATCAATCATTTGTGCTATTTTTTTTTGTCATGCTTAAAATACAACAGTATACTGTGGGTAGTAATGTGTACAGTATTACTAGTTTGCTGTTGAACTACAGACTAGAGTAGAGAACTCCTAAAGAGACATGAAGAAAGTAGCCACGACTGGATGTTCTGTAAATATTGTGTGTTTGGCTGCAGTTGAATGTTTTAATAGCTAGCATTTCCAATGTCTTTACAATGGGGATTATTGAGTGGACAAGAGTGAGTGATCAGTGTGTTTAAAAGAACATTTTATCCCTGTGTATCATCTTACAGTGCCAGGATTCCTTTGCTGTACAATCTTTTGGATTGTTTGCTTGTTTCTCTTAAGGTTAATTGCTCAAAATAAATCTTGGGTAAACGTTATAtttccttgtatttatttttttttggtGGAGGGAAATatttcctgtctgtctttttataATCCTGTATTTATAAACTTTTATTATATAAACAGAAAATCAATTTTTATCTGGGCTTCAGTTTTATTCTTGGACTAAAGATTCAGTACGAAGTTTTGTTTGAACACTTGCTTACTCAGTGACCACTAGCTTTTATTAAAGATTACAATAAATATGCACCTGGAATTATGATGCTCTGTTGTTTCAATTGTT from Amblyraja radiata isolate CabotCenter1 chromosome 2, sAmbRad1.1.pri, whole genome shotgun sequence carries:
- the fam171a1 gene encoding protein FAM171A1 isoform X2 produces the protein MVYDDVVQIVSGFQGTLIQPRIQFQRRSLNLPKNLSYRSLIAFLTVAVTPWEVGGFPYLQGIDVNRTGNSSRFELTPVTAVSVHLLNSDGTEIQVNGPICVTIPLPANSRLKHDDALPAWKFDKKIGAWLKSGLGIIQKEGDYFTWTYFAPQLGYWIAAMSPQSPGNLAGVGASDITVYHTVFLLAILGGMTIILLVLLCLLIYYCRRKCLKPRQHHRKIQLSSALDSSKKDQATSMSHLNLISAVHMELASNGEADVHTPMLKPSYSTSREFMSREELMSHRDSMLRDVLREDYYRSPRSYRLKMARSIDILEDFESPVREDYRQSYNSVVSQPLLNRRDKEVQGSMSLFTADSKSSIREPDYQLTYVPDKAQNTERKTTDYKMSRSVDHLERPPTFPQPGQLLCCSSADEVNDNVYRKVLPTLVIPAHYMKLPMEYPSMGQPLTVPAEQQTELERLQADLSLSHQQLHPHSQQQQLAPQVLSQQQLQEAEGEDWSPQSSAMSESVSIPTTLSEAAMAQMNGEVQLFTEKALLELAGGKPLPHPRAWFVSLDGRANAQVRHSYIDLQKAGKNGSNDASLDSGVDMNESKPARKGKEARERNLSGSMTYTRLVYMDDIEQSGSESGTAVCSPEDTSMKPLEGSAEEGQSGTTECLQDENIQMIEEIEDCLPTSPNHTENADTDDQMMNIENDHINDNDQINENDDNDSTDQEEDKKSPWQKREERPLLAFNLK